In Tenrec ecaudatus isolate mTenEca1 chromosome 4, mTenEca1.hap1, whole genome shotgun sequence, a single window of DNA contains:
- the NPAS4 gene encoding neuronal PAS domain-containing protein 4 isoform X1, which produces MYRSTKGASKARRDQINAEIRNLKELLPLAEADKVRLSYLHIMSLACIYTRKGVFFAGGTPLAGPTGLLSAQELEDIVAALPGFLLVFTAEGKLLYLSESVSEHLGHSMVDLVAQGDSIYDIIDPADHLTVRQQLTLPSALDTDRLFRCRFHTSKSLRRQSAGNKLVLIRGRFHAHPPGAYWAGNPVFTAFCAPLEPRPRPGLGPASLFLAMFQSHHSKDLALLDISESVLIYLGFERSELLCKSWYGLLHPEDLAHASAQHYRLLAESGDIQAEMVVRLQAKSGGWVWIYCLLYLDSPEGPITANNYPISDSEAWSLRQQLNSENTPIPYILGTPTILPSFPAGIHSQGQCSSPNPLFTPPLGTPRRATFPGAPELGVVSASEELPRPPKELDFSYLTFPAGPEASLQAELSKDLVCTPPYTPRQPGGCAFLFSLHEPFQTHLPTPSSSLQEQLTPSTAGLSEQLTPSSATFPDPLSSPLQGQFTEASARSYEDQLTPCTSTFPEQLLPGIATFPEPQGGPDQEHLTPPTTAFPAHLGSPSQTFQEQLSPNPTKTYFAQEGCSFLYEKLPPSPSSPGNGDCTLLALAQLRGPLSVDVPLVPDGLLTPEASPVKQSFFHYSEKEQGEIDRLIHQISQLAQGMDRPFSAEANTGGLEPLGGLEPLDSNLSLPGAGPPFLSLDLKPWKCQELDFLAAPDNLFLEETPVEDIFMDLSTSAPNGEWGSESPEAAGPGGALSPCNHLSPEDHSFLEDLATYETAFETGVSAFPYDGFTDELHQLQSQVQDSFHEDGSGGEPTF; this is translated from the exons ATGTACCGCTCCACCAAGGGCGCTTCCAAGGCGCGCCGAGACCAGATCAACGCGGAGATCCGGAACCTGAAGGAGCTGCTGCCGCTGGCCGAGGCGGACAAGGTCCGGCTTTCCTACCTGCACATCATGAGTCTCGCCTGCATCTACACTCGCAAAGGCGTCTTCTTCGCCGGAG GCACTCCTTTGGCAGGCCCCACAGGGCTTCTCTCAGCTCAGGAGCTTGAAGACATCGTGGCTGCACTGCCTGGCTTCCTGCTTGTGTTCACGGCAGAGGGGAAGCTGCTGTACCTGTCTGAGAGTGTGAGCGAGCACCTGGGCCACTCCATG GTGGACTTGGTTGCCCAGGGCGACAGTATCTACGACATCATTGACCCAGCTGACCACCTCACTGTGCGCCAGCAACTCACCCTGCCTTCTGCCCTGGACACTG ATCGCCTCTTCCGCTGTCGCTTCCACACCTCCAAGTCCCTCAGGCGCCAGAGTGCAGGCAACAAGCTGGTGCTTATTCGAGGCCGATtccatgctcaccctcctggggcCTACTGGGCAGGAAACCCCGTGTTCACAGCTTTCTGTGCCCCACTGGAACCAAGGCCCcgccctggccttggccctgcCTCACTCTTCTTGGCCATGTtccaaagtcaccattccaagGACCTGGCTCTGCTGGACATCTCTGAGAG TGTCCTAATCTACCTGGGCTTTGAGCGCAGTGAACTGCTCTGTAAATCATGGTATGGACTGCTGCATCCCGAGGACCTGGCCCATGCTTCTGCTCAACACTACcgactgt TGGCTGAGAGTGGAGATATCCAGGCAGAAATGGTGGTGAGACTGCAGGCCAAATCTGGAGGCTGGGTCTGGATTTACTGCCTGTTGTACTTAGACAGTCCGGAGGGTCCCATTACTGCCAACAACTACCCAATCAG TGACTCAGAAGCCTGGAGCCTCCGCCAGCAGCTGAACTCTGAAAACACCCCGATCCCCTACATCCTGGGCACCCCCACCATTCTGCCCTCATTCCCTGCGGGCATCCACTCTCAGGGGCAGTGCTCCAGTCCTAATCCACTCTTCACGCCACCCCTGGGGACTCCCAGGAGAGCCACCTTCCCTGGTGCTCCTGAACTGGGTGTTGTCTCAGCATCTGAAGAGCTTCCGAGGCCCCCCAAAGAACTGGACTTCAGTTACCTGACATTCCCTGCTGGGCCTGAGGCTTCTCTCCAAGCTGAGCTGAGCAAGGACCTCGTGTGCACCCCGCCTTACACGCCCCGTCAGCCGGGAGGCTGCGCCTTCCTCTTCAGCCTCCATGAACCCTTCCAGACACATCTGCCCACTCCATCCAGCTCTCTCCAAGAACAGCTGACACCCAGCACAGCcggtctctcagagcagctgacaCCCAGCAGTGCCACCTTCCCAGATCCACTCAGCAGCCCGCTCCAGGGCCAGTTCACGGAAGCCTCGGCCAGAAGCTATGAAGACCAATTGACTCCTTGCACCTCCACCTTTCCCGAGCAGCTGCTGCCCGGCATTGCCACGTTCCCAGAGCCCCAGGGTGGTCCTGACCAGGAGCATCTGACTCCTCCCACCACAGCCTTCCCAGCCCACCTGGGCAGCCCCAGCCAAACATTCCAGGAGCAGCTGAGCCCCAACCCCACCAAGACTTACTTCGCCCAGGAGGGATGCAGTTTTCTCTATGAGAAGTTGCCCCCCAGTCCTAGCAGTCCTGGTAATGGGGACTGCACGCTCCTGGCCCTGGCTCAGCTCCGGGGCCCCCTCTCTGTGGATGTCCCCCTGGTACCTGACGGCCTCCTCACACCAGAGGCCTCTCCCGTCAAGCAGAGTTTCTTCCACTATTCCGAGAAGGAGCAGGGTGAAATCGACCGTCTCATCCACCAGATCAGCCAGTTGGCTCAGGGCATGGACAGGCCCTTCTCAGCTGAAGCCAACACCGGCGGGCTGGAGCCACTTGGCGGGCTGGAGCCCCTGGACTCCAACCTGTCCCTGCCAGGGGCTGGCCCCCCTTTCCTCAGCCTGgacctgaaaccttggaaatgcCAGGAGCTGGACTTTCTGGCGGCCCCTGATAACCTATTCCTAGAAGAGACACCCGTGGAAGACATCTTCATGGATCTCTCCACCTCAGCCCCCAATGGGGAGTGGGGTTCGGAGAGTCCTGAGGCAGCGGGCCCAGGAGGGGCCCTGTCACCTTGCAACCACCTGTCCCCAGAAGACCACAGCTTCCTGGAGGACCTGGCCACCTACGAAACCGCCTTTGAGACAGGTGTCTCAGCATTCCCCTACGATGGGTTTACCGATGAGTTGCATCAACTCCAGAGCCAAGTTCAAGACAGCTTCCATGAAG aTGGAAGTGGAGGGGAACCAACGTTTTGA
- the NPAS4 gene encoding neuronal PAS domain-containing protein 4 isoform X2 codes for MLTLLGPTGQETPCSQLSVPHWNQGPALALALPHSSWPCSKVTIPRTWLCWTSLRVAESGDIQAEMVVRLQAKSGGWVWIYCLLYLDSPEGPITANNYPISDSEAWSLRQQLNSENTPIPYILGTPTILPSFPAGIHSQGQCSSPNPLFTPPLGTPRRATFPGAPELGVVSASEELPRPPKELDFSYLTFPAGPEASLQAELSKDLVCTPPYTPRQPGGCAFLFSLHEPFQTHLPTPSSSLQEQLTPSTAGLSEQLTPSSATFPDPLSSPLQGQFTEASARSYEDQLTPCTSTFPEQLLPGIATFPEPQGGPDQEHLTPPTTAFPAHLGSPSQTFQEQLSPNPTKTYFAQEGCSFLYEKLPPSPSSPGNGDCTLLALAQLRGPLSVDVPLVPDGLLTPEASPVKQSFFHYSEKEQGEIDRLIHQISQLAQGMDRPFSAEANTGGLEPLGGLEPLDSNLSLPGAGPPFLSLDLKPWKCQELDFLAAPDNLFLEETPVEDIFMDLSTSAPNGEWGSESPEAAGPGGALSPCNHLSPEDHSFLEDLATYETAFETGVSAFPYDGFTDELHQLQSQVQDSFHEDGSGGEPTF; via the exons atgctcaccctcctggggcCTACTGGGCAGGAAACCCCGTGTTCACAGCTTTCTGTGCCCCACTGGAACCAAGGCCCcgccctggccttggccctgcCTCACTCTTCTTGGCCATGTtccaaagtcaccattccaagGACCTGGCTCTGCTGGACATCTCTGAGAG TGGCTGAGAGTGGAGATATCCAGGCAGAAATGGTGGTGAGACTGCAGGCCAAATCTGGAGGCTGGGTCTGGATTTACTGCCTGTTGTACTTAGACAGTCCGGAGGGTCCCATTACTGCCAACAACTACCCAATCAG TGACTCAGAAGCCTGGAGCCTCCGCCAGCAGCTGAACTCTGAAAACACCCCGATCCCCTACATCCTGGGCACCCCCACCATTCTGCCCTCATTCCCTGCGGGCATCCACTCTCAGGGGCAGTGCTCCAGTCCTAATCCACTCTTCACGCCACCCCTGGGGACTCCCAGGAGAGCCACCTTCCCTGGTGCTCCTGAACTGGGTGTTGTCTCAGCATCTGAAGAGCTTCCGAGGCCCCCCAAAGAACTGGACTTCAGTTACCTGACATTCCCTGCTGGGCCTGAGGCTTCTCTCCAAGCTGAGCTGAGCAAGGACCTCGTGTGCACCCCGCCTTACACGCCCCGTCAGCCGGGAGGCTGCGCCTTCCTCTTCAGCCTCCATGAACCCTTCCAGACACATCTGCCCACTCCATCCAGCTCTCTCCAAGAACAGCTGACACCCAGCACAGCcggtctctcagagcagctgacaCCCAGCAGTGCCACCTTCCCAGATCCACTCAGCAGCCCGCTCCAGGGCCAGTTCACGGAAGCCTCGGCCAGAAGCTATGAAGACCAATTGACTCCTTGCACCTCCACCTTTCCCGAGCAGCTGCTGCCCGGCATTGCCACGTTCCCAGAGCCCCAGGGTGGTCCTGACCAGGAGCATCTGACTCCTCCCACCACAGCCTTCCCAGCCCACCTGGGCAGCCCCAGCCAAACATTCCAGGAGCAGCTGAGCCCCAACCCCACCAAGACTTACTTCGCCCAGGAGGGATGCAGTTTTCTCTATGAGAAGTTGCCCCCCAGTCCTAGCAGTCCTGGTAATGGGGACTGCACGCTCCTGGCCCTGGCTCAGCTCCGGGGCCCCCTCTCTGTGGATGTCCCCCTGGTACCTGACGGCCTCCTCACACCAGAGGCCTCTCCCGTCAAGCAGAGTTTCTTCCACTATTCCGAGAAGGAGCAGGGTGAAATCGACCGTCTCATCCACCAGATCAGCCAGTTGGCTCAGGGCATGGACAGGCCCTTCTCAGCTGAAGCCAACACCGGCGGGCTGGAGCCACTTGGCGGGCTGGAGCCCCTGGACTCCAACCTGTCCCTGCCAGGGGCTGGCCCCCCTTTCCTCAGCCTGgacctgaaaccttggaaatgcCAGGAGCTGGACTTTCTGGCGGCCCCTGATAACCTATTCCTAGAAGAGACACCCGTGGAAGACATCTTCATGGATCTCTCCACCTCAGCCCCCAATGGGGAGTGGGGTTCGGAGAGTCCTGAGGCAGCGGGCCCAGGAGGGGCCCTGTCACCTTGCAACCACCTGTCCCCAGAAGACCACAGCTTCCTGGAGGACCTGGCCACCTACGAAACCGCCTTTGAGACAGGTGTCTCAGCATTCCCCTACGATGGGTTTACCGATGAGTTGCATCAACTCCAGAGCCAAGTTCAAGACAGCTTCCATGAAG aTGGAAGTGGAGGGGAACCAACGTTTTGA